In Pseudomonas sp. DNDY-54, a genomic segment contains:
- a CDS encoding MlaE family ABC transporter permease, producing MQRQSNTDAQAATLAAGGDWTLKHYAALRREVERTRRQVAETDRVELEAIGELDTAGAGLLVELLGPARVAEVEVWAPQLAPERLALLKTVAASLNKPEAEQAPDTNGLADVLAHVGRTVSGVWNQQRTLLGFIGLTLQTLFTVMLNPRRWRITSLVSHIEQTGLDAIPIVALLTFLVGAVVAFLGATVLADFGATIYTVNLVAFSFLREFGVLLAAILLAGRTASAFAAQIGAMKSNEEIDAIRTLGLSPIELLVLPRVLAMLITLPILTFIGILSGIVGGLVVCSLALDISPAMFFTILQRDIPLNHFLVGIGKAPVFAFLIAVIGCLEGFKASGSAQSVGEHTTSSVVQSIFMVILLDAIAALFFMEMGW from the coding sequence ATTACGCCGCGCTTCGCCGTGAAGTCGAGCGCACCCGTCGCCAGGTCGCCGAAACCGATCGCGTCGAACTCGAGGCCATCGGCGAACTGGACACCGCGGGCGCCGGCTTGCTGGTCGAGTTGCTCGGGCCGGCACGGGTGGCCGAGGTTGAGGTGTGGGCACCGCAGCTTGCCCCGGAGCGACTGGCACTGCTGAAAACCGTCGCGGCCTCGCTGAACAAACCCGAAGCCGAGCAGGCGCCCGATACCAATGGCCTGGCCGACGTCCTGGCGCACGTGGGCCGCACGGTTTCCGGCGTCTGGAACCAGCAACGGACGCTGCTTGGCTTCATCGGGCTGACGTTGCAGACGCTGTTTACGGTCATGCTCAACCCACGGCGCTGGCGGATCACCTCCCTGGTTTCGCATATCGAGCAGACCGGGCTGGACGCGATCCCCATCGTCGCCCTGCTGACCTTTCTGGTGGGTGCGGTCGTGGCCTTTCTCGGCGCCACGGTGCTGGCCGACTTCGGTGCCACGATCTACACCGTCAACCTCGTGGCCTTTTCGTTTCTACGCGAGTTCGGTGTGCTGCTGGCCGCTATCTTGCTCGCCGGCCGCACCGCCAGTGCGTTCGCGGCGCAAATCGGCGCGATGAAGTCCAACGAGGAAATCGACGCCATCCGCACCCTCGGCCTCAGCCCGATTGAGCTGCTGGTGCTGCCGCGCGTTCTCGCGATGCTGATCACGCTGCCGATCCTGACCTTTATCGGCATCCTCAGCGGTATCGTCGGCGGGCTGGTGGTGTGCTCGCTGGCGCTGGATATCTCGCCGGCGATGTTCTTCACCATCCTGCAGCGCGACATACCGCTCAATCACTTTCTGGTCGGGATCGGCAAAGCGCCCGTCTTTGCCTTCCTGATCGCCGTGATCGGCTGTCTGGAAGGCTTCAAGGCCAGCGGCAGCGCGCAATCGGTGGGCGAGCACACCACGTCCAGCGTGGTGCAGTCGATCTTCATGGTGATCCTGCTCGATGCGATCGCCGCGCTGTTCTTTATGGAGATGGGCTGGTGA